GCTTTCTCAGTATGCAGAGTCCTTTGTGGATAATGGGTATGATGATTTGGAGGTATGCAAACAGATTGGGGACCCTGATTTGGATGCCATCGGCGTGATGACCCAGCAGCATCGGAAGAAGATCCATGATGCAGTCCACAGACTAAGGGAAGAGGAAAAAGAAGCTGCAAGTGGATTATATTTCACTTTAGAACCCCAGGTAGATTCTCCTACACCTGATATCTACACGAGTCACTTGGTGGAGCAGTATGAAACCAAAGCTTGGAAAGAAGCGCAGGGTCATAAACCAGTTTCAAGGAGTAATAAAAGTGGTCAACTGAGTAAGAACTTGGTTACGTATCCTAAATTGAAGCTAAAGATCATGATAAGGGATAAACTCATTCGGGATGGAGTTAATCTCAGTAAACCACCCTTCTCCAAAAAGGTAAGATATGAATGATAACACTATGTCAATGCAAGGCATTTACTATAATGCAGTTCTTCACTGTCTAAAAGTTGGTCATATTTCTGATGGGAATGCAAGCCGAATACCCACAGTGGATGTGGTGATTATATTTGTGCATTGGTTTGTCTGCAATGTCTCTCAGCACTGAATAGCAAACCTGTTGCTATGTACAGTGAAATTTCTTTGAGACCACCACCCAAAATTGCAATGTAGGTAATGTGAGAGGGACGCAATCGACTCAAATAAGCCACCAATATATGTTGAAAATTGTGATCTAGATCGGGGTGGTTTTCTCAAGAGATTTCACTGTAATCATCATGAATGTTCAACTGAGCTCCTGAACTTATGGTAGACTATGAAGATGATGTCTGGTACAGGCATACGGCGAGATTATATATAAAGGTAATATAGCTACTGTGCCTCCTCTCGGGCACTCTAAATCACTCGTGAGTGAGAAGTCGGATTTGTTGGCACACCCTACCTGAAGTAACCACCAGTAATATTTCCCCAATGACAGCACTTAGGTTTTTATTTACAGCTATATAGCTCCTCGCTCTCCATCGCCTTCCTCATTACAGTTAAATACAATGAGCTGTCTGTCTATGTCTCCCACGAGCACTAGATGTGGTCATCCACTCACTTATTCCTCGGCAGGTCATTTCAGCACCAGCTTTGGGGTCTGTTGACAATTTAAGTATAATTGGCTTTGAAACTTTCATTTGCTACAGAGATCAGTGTTCTTTTACCTCGGGGAAAGTCCTGTCACATCAGGCACAGACAAGCCGGCCTTGCAAATCAGTAACATGCAGCCATTTAGGAAGCAATAGAAAGTAAGGAGTGGCATCTGAGTTCAATATAAAGGATAATGTGGAAATCTCTacttttctttctttgtttcttATAAATTAGTGTTTGCTGGTATCTGGGTAATGTTTGCCTCTAAGCTGGATCGGGTGATTTCaatcttttttcagtttattGTTTACCTTTGTTGGAGAACAACTATGGATAAGTGATGTGGTCAACCATTAATATCGCCAAATACTAGTTCCAATGGTTACACAAAGGTGTGAATATTATATCTattgtgtctgtctgtctattgTCTCTGTctattgatctatctatctatctatccatagctatctattttatctatctatttatctatcctgTGTATCTACTATCTGTCTATCTAGCTCTATTTATCTAATCTATgtaattatctatctattctgtgcatctactatctatctatctatctatctatctatctatctatctattatgtgcatctactatctatctatctattctgtgcatctattatctatctatctattctgtgcatctactatctatctatctattatgtgcatctactatctatctatctattctgtgcatctattatctatctatctatctatctatctatctatctatctatctatctatctattatgtgcatctactatctatctatctattatgtgcatctactatctatctatctatctatctatctatctatctattatgtgcatctactatctatctatctattatgtgcatctactatctatctatctatctatctatctatctattatgtgcatctactatctatctatctattatgtgcatctactatctatctatctatctatctatctatctatctatctatctatctattatgtgcatctactatctatctatctattctgtgcatctactatctatctatctatctatctatctatctatctatctatctattatgtgcatctactatctatctatctatctatctatctatctatctatctatctatctaatatgtgcatctactatctatctatctatctatctattctgtgcatctactatctatctatctattctgtgcatctactatctatctatctatctatatattatgtgcatctactatctatctatctatctatctatctatctatctatctatctatctatcatgtgcatctactatctatctatctattatgtgcacctactatctat
The genomic region above belongs to Bufo gargarizans isolate SCDJY-AF-19 chromosome 4, ASM1485885v1, whole genome shotgun sequence and contains:
- the SAMD5 gene encoding sterile alpha motif domain-containing protein 5 codes for the protein MCANIVYEWLKALQLSQYAESFVDNGYDDLEVCKQIGDPDLDAIGVMTQQHRKKIHDAVHRLREEEKEAASGLYFTLEPQVDSPTPDIYTSHLVEQYETKAWKEAQGHKPVSRSNKSGQLSKNLVTYPKLKLKIMIRDKLIRDGVNLSKPPFSKKQF